In the genome of Streptomyces sp. NBC_00259, the window GGAGGGGCGGTTCCGTGGTGGCGCGTGGTCCGCTCGGACGGCGTGCTGCTCTCCGGCCACGAACTGAGCGCGCTGCAGCACTACCGCACGGAGGGCACCCCGCTGCGGCAGGCTCCGCGCGGCGCCGAGGACCATGTGCCGCGCCTCGACATGAGGCGGGCGCGCTGGGACGGCGGCGCGGCCGCATCGGCCACGACGGACGGAAGGGCTCACACCTGACAGCTTCCGCCATTCGGCGGTGCGATGAGTCGTCCGGGACTCGTTCGCGGCTTGCGGCCCGGTCCTGAGCGGACCGTCTGCGACGCGGTCGCCCGCGGGCGTAGCGTCACCACCGCCGGCGGCGCCCTCCGCGCCACCGGCTCCCTCGACCACCGGCCGTCCAGGCCGCCACCGTCGTCCCGGCCGTCCGCGCCTTCGCACCGGCCCCGTCGTCTCCACCGTCAGCACACCCACCAGGACCGGCGATCCACGTGAGCTCCTCCACTTCCACCGGGCGTACCCCGCACCGACGGGTGCGGCAAGGGGCTTCCCCGCGCCCGCAGGAGCACAGGGGGAGGATCCCGGGCGCGTACCGACTGGTGCGTACCTCGCCGGGCCCGGTGGATCCCCCTCTCCTGGACGCGTCCCAGCGCGAGGTGGTTGACCATGACCACGGGCCTCTTCTCGTGCTCGCGGGGCCCGGGACGGGGAAGACGACGACGCTGGTGGAGGCGGTGGCGTCACGGATCGCGCGCGGCGCGGATCCGGAGCGGCTCCTGGTGCTGACCTTCAGCCGCAAGGCGGCGGTCGAACTGCGCGACCGTACGGCGGTGCGGCTCGGCGGCGCCCGGGCGCCACAGGCCACCACCTTCCACTCGTTCTGCTACGCCCTGGTCCGCGCGCACCAGGACGCGGATCTGTTCGCCGAGCCGCTGCGGCTGCTGTCCGGTCCCGAGCAGGACGTGGCGGTACGCGACCTGCTGGCGGGCCAGCTCGACCTGGAACGGGAAGGCCGCGCGGGGGCGGGCTGGCCCGCCGAGCTGCGGGCCTGCCTGACCACACGCGGCTTCGCGGACGAGGTACGGGCCGTGCTCGCCCGGAGCCGTGAGCTGGGCCTCGGCCCGGACGCGCTGGCGGCCTTCGCCCGGCGTACCGGACGGCCCGACTGGAAGGCGGCCGCGGCGTTCCTCGCCGAGTATCTGGACGTCCTGGACCTGCAGGGCGTCCTCGACTACGCCGAACTCGTCCACCGCGCCGCACTCCTCGCCGAAGGGCCGGGGACGGGGGAGCGGCTCGCCGAGCGGTACGACGCCGTCTTCGTCGACGAGTACCAGGACACCGACCCGGCCCAGGTCCGGCTGCTGCGGGCACTGGCCGGGGGCGGCCGCACGCTGGTCGCCTTCGGCGACCCCGATCAGTCGATCTACACGTTCCGAGGCGCCGATGTGAACGGCATCCTCGACTTCCCGGGAACCTTCCGCCGCGCCGACGGGCGCCCGGCTCCGGTCGCGGTCCTCACGACGTCCCGCCGTTCGGGGGCCGAGCTGCTGTCCGCGACCCGCGTGCTCACTCGGCGCATGCCGCTGACCCGGCTGCCCTCGGACAAGGTCCGCGCGCACCGGGAGCTGGCCGCGGTCCGCGCGGGCGGCCGCGTCGAGGCGTACACGTACCCCACCGCCTCCACGGAACTCGACAACATCGCGGACATCCTCCGCCGCGCCCACCTGGAGGAGGGTGTCTCCTGGAACGAGATGGCGGTCCTCGTCCGCGCGGGCAACCGCAGCCTCCCCGCGACCCGCCGCGCCCTCACCTCGGCCGGCGTCCCGGTCGAGACGGACGGCGACGACATCCCCCTGCGTCACGAGCCGGCGGTCGCGCCCCTGCTGACCGCACTCCGCGTGGCCGCCACGCCGACGGCGCAGGCCGCTGCGGAAGACGCTGCCGGTTCCGCCGGGCGGTCGGTGGCCGCGGAGGATGCTGCCGGGCAGCCGGAGGCCGTGGGGGACACCCCCGGTCCGGCCGGGCAGCCGGAGGCCGCGGGGGACACCCCCGGTCCGGCCGGTCAGCCGCCCGAGGCGGGGCAGGCCGCGGGTTCCGCCGGACAGCCGGTGGACGCGGCGGCACCGGAGCCGTCGCCGCCCGTGGAGTCCACGGGCCCGGCCGCCCCGGGTGCCGTGGCGCCCGCCCCCCGGACTCCCGAGGGCGCACCGGAGCAGGAGACCCGGCTCGGTCCCGACACCGCCATCGCCCTGCTCACCTCTCCCCTCGGCGGCATGGACACGGCCGACCTGCGGCGTCTGGGACGCGCCCTCCGCGACGAGGAGCGGGCCGCGGGCAACCGTGTGCCGCCGCCCTCGGACGTGCTCATCGCCCGCGCTCTCGCCGAACCCGAGCGGTTCACCGCCCATGACCCCGCCTACGCCCGCGGTGCCCAGCGGCTGGGCGTGCTGCTGCGCAAGGCGCGCGAGCTCCTCGACGGCGGGGGGACCGCGGAGGAGGCCCTCTGGGAGCTGTGGACCGGCACCCCCTGGCCGCAGCGCCTGGAGCGGGCCGCCCTGCGCGGTGGCGCGGCCGGCCGCAACGCCGACCGCGACCTCGACGCCGTCTGCGCCCTGTTCGACACCGCCGCCCGCGCGGAGGAGCGCACCGGCGGCCGCGGCGCCCTCAACTTCCTGGAGGAGCTGGAGGCCCAGGACATCGCCGCCGACACCCTCAGCCGCCGCCCCGAACGCCCGGCCGCCGTCCGCCTGATGACCGCCCACCGGTCCAAGGGCCTCGAATGGGGCCTCGTCGTCGTCGCCGGTGCCCAGGAAGGACTCTGGCCCGACCTTCGCCGCCGCGGCTCCCTCCTCGAAGCCGACCGCATCGGCCACGACGGGCTCGCCGAACCCCTCACCCCGGGCGCGCTCCTCGCCGAGGAGCGCCGACTGTTCTACGTCGCCGCGACCCGTGCCCGTGACCGCCTCGTCGTCACCGCCGTCAAGGCACCCGCCGACGACGGTGACCAGCCCTCCCGCTTCCTCACCGAACTCGGCGTCGAGCCGCGCGACGTCACCGGCCGCCCACGCCGCCCGCTCGCCGTGGCGCCCCTCGTCGCGGAACTGCGCGCCACCACGGTCGACCCCGACGCCTCCGCCGCGCTCCGCGACGCCGCCGCCCGCCGGCTCGCCCGGCTCGCCGCGCTCACCGACGACGAGGGCCAGTCCCTCGTGCCCGCCGCCCACCCCTCCCGCTGGTGGGGCCTGTACGACCCGACGCACAGCGGTGTGCCGCTGCGCGACCGCGACCACCCCGTCACCCTCTCCGGCAGCGCCCTCGACCAGCTCGCCAACACCTGCGCGCTGCAGTGGTTCCTGGGGCGCGAGGTCAAGGCGGACGCCCCCGCCACCGCCGCCCAGGGCTTCGGCAACGTCGTCCACGTCCTCGCCGACGAGGTCGCCTCCGGCCGTACCCCCGCGGATCTCGACGTCCTCATGGAACGTCTCGACTCGGTCTGGGACGCGCTCGCCTTCGACGCCCCCTGGAAGTCCCAGCAGGAGAAGGGGCAGGCGCGCGTCGCGCTCGAACGCTTCCTCCGCTGGCACGTCATGGACCGCGACGGCCGCACGCCCGCCGCGACCGAGCACGACTTCGACGTGACCCTCGAAGCGGGCGCCTACGAAGTGCGGATCCGCGGCTCCATGGACCGCGTCGAACAGGACGAGCAGGGCCGCGCGTACGTCGTCGACTTCAAGACCGGCAAGCAGGCGCCGACGAGGGACGAGGTCGCGCACCACCCCCAGCTCGCCGTGTACCAGCTCGCCGTCCGCGAGGGCGCCGTCGACGAGGTCTTCGACGGCCGCCGCCCGGCACCCGGCGGCGCCGAACTCGTACAGCTGCGCCGGCCCGCCCCCCAGAAGGAGGGCGGGGAGAGCCTCCCGCGCGTCCAGTCGCAGGAGCCGCTCAGCGGCGAATGGGTCGGCGAGCTGCTCGCCACCGCCGCGGGCCGCGTCCTCGACGAACGCTTCACACCGAGCACCGGATCGCAGTGCGACCACTGCGCGTTCCGCTCCTCGTGCAGTGCCCGGCCCGAGGGGCGCCACGTCGTCGAATGACGGCGGACACGTCGTCGAACGACGGCGGACCGGCCTGGGAGAACACCGCTTCGCCCTATGGCGTGAATCACGCTCTTGCCGTGCATCCATTCGGGTGCCTGGTGAGTCCCATGGGTCGGCATAAGCGAGAGATAAAGCTTCAGAGGAAATGGGGACACGGTGACCAACCGGAAGATTCTGGTCACGGCGGTGCTGTGCGCGACAGCCGCCGTCGGTCTGACCGCCTGTGGTGGCGAGAAGGACAAGGGCGGCGCCGACAAGCCGGGGAGCTCCGCCCCGTCGCCCAAGGCACCGGTGGACCCGTTCGCGGGCCTCACGGCGGACCAGATCGCCGACAAGTCGCTGGACATCACCAAGGCCGCCGACTCCGTCAAGGTCAAGGGTCTCGACTCGTCGGACAAGGACCCGATGGAATTCGACCTCGCCATCTCCGAGAAGGGGGACTGCGGGGGCACCATGGGCTCCAAGGGCGCCAAGGCGGAGATGCGCAAGGTGGGCGGCCCCATGTACATGAAGGGCGACGACAAGTTCTGGGAGCAGTCGCTCAAGGAGGACGGCTCCTCGGCCGAGGAGATCGCCGCCGTGAAGGAGCTGTTCAAGGGCCGCTGGATCAAGATCCCCGCCGAGGAGGTGGACAAGGAGGAGATGGGTGCCCTGTGTGACTTCGACGCCCTCGTGGAGCCTGCGGACAGCGCCAAGACCGGCCTCACCAAGGGTGCGGACGCCGATGTCGACGGCAAGAAGGCCGTCGTGCTGACCAAGAAGGACGGCGCCGAGACGTTCACCTTCTACGTGGCCAAGGAAGGCGAGCCCTACCTGCTGAAGTTCACCAGCGAGGGCGGCAAGGAGCCCAAGTCGGCGGCCTTCTCCGACTTCAACGCCCCCATCACGGTGACGGTTCCGCCCGCCGACCAGGTCGTCGACCCCTCGAAGCTGGGCGGCTGACCCGCGGGCTGAGCACGGACGGGGACCACGGGCGGCAGGCGCTGTCAGTGGTCCCCGTTAGCCTCTCTGGGGTGTCCGCACGCATCACCGACCCCGAGCAGCTCAAGGAGCTCCTCGGCATCCCGTTCACCCCGGAGCAGACGGCCTGCATCACCGCACCGCCCGCCCCGCAGGTCATCGTGGCCGGAGCCGGTTCGGGCAAGACGACGGTGATGGCCGCACGGGTGGTGTGGCTCGTGGGCACCGGCCGGGTCGCCCCCGAGCAGGTCCTCGGTCTGACCTTCACCAACAAGGCCGCCGGAGAGCTCGCCGAGCGCGTGCGAACGGCGCTGGTGCGGGCCGGAGTCACCGACCCGGACACGATCGACCCCGACAACCCGCCGGGCGAGCCCCGAATCTCGACGTACCACGCCTTCGCCGGACAGCTCCTCACCGACCACGGCCTGCGCATCGGCCTGGAGCCGACCGCGCGGCTCCTCGCCGACGCCACCCGCTTCCAGCTCGCCGCGCGAACGCTGCGCGAGGCCCCGGGGCCCTACCCCGCGCTGACCAAGTCGTTCCCCACCCTGGTCAGCGAACTGCTCGCGCTCGACGCCGAGCTTGCCGAGCATCTCGTGGCTCCCGAGGACCTGCTCGCCCACGACTCCAGGCTCCTGCGCACCCTGGAGTCCGCCAAGCTCACCAACGCGGACCTGAGGAAGGTCCCCGAGGCCGCGGCCGCCCGCCGTGAGCTCCTCGACCTCGTCGTCCGCTACCGCGCGGCCAAGCGCTCCCGCGACCTCCTCGACTTCGGCGACCAGATCGCCCTCTCCGCGGAGCTCGCGCGCACCCGCCCCGAGGTGGGCCGCATCCTGCGCGACGAGTTCCGGGTGGTTTTGCTCGACGAGTACCAGGACACGTCCGTGGCCCAGCGGCTGCTGCTGTCAGGACTGTTCGGCGGGGGCAGCGGCCATCCCGTCACCGCCGTCGGCGACCCCTGCCAGGCGATCTACGGCTGGCGCGGCGCGTCCGTGGCCAACCTGGACGACTTCCCCGAGCACTTCCCGTACGCGGACGGCAGCCCCGCCACCCGCTACTCGCTCAGCGAGAACCGGCGCAGCGGTGGCCGCCTCCTCGGCCTCGCGAACGGCCTCGCCGAACCCCTGCGCGCACGGCACGAAGGCGTCGAGGCCCTGCGTCCCGCGCCGGGCGCCGAGCGCGACGGCACCGTACGGATCGCGCTGCTGCCCACCCACGCCGAGGAGATCGAGTGGCTCGCCGACTCGATCGCCCATCTCGTCCGCACCGGCAAGGAGCCGGGCGAGATCGCGGTCCTGTGCCGTACGGCGGGGGACTTCGCGGGGATCCAGGGCGCCCTCGTGGCCCGCGACATCCCGGTGGAGGTCGTCGGGCTCTCCGGGCTGCTGCATCTCCCCGAGGTCGCCGATCTGGTCGCCGTCTGCGAAGTCCTCCAGGACCCGGGCGCCAACGCCTCGCTCGTGCGGCTCCTCACCGGACCGCGCTGGCGCATCGGAGCCCGCGACCTGGCCCTGCTGGGGCGCCGCGCCCGTCTCCTCGTCCACCGCGCCAAGGACGACGGGGCGGACCCCGACGAGCGGCTCGCCGCGGCCGTCGAAGGCACCGACCCGGCCGAGGTGATCTCGCTCGCCGACGCGCTCGACACCTTCCTGGAGCAGGCCGGAGCGGACGACGGGCTGCCGTTCTCCGCCGATGCCCGGATCCGCTTCGCCCGACTCGCCACCGAACTGCGCGAGCTGCGGCGCTCGCTCGCCGACCCGCTGATGGACGTGCTCCACCGCGTCCTGGGCGCCACCGGCCTGGACGTGGAGCTGTCCGCCTCACCACACGCCCTGGCCGCCCGCCGCCGTGAGACGCTCGCCAACTTCCTGGACATCGCGGCCTCCTTCGCCTCGCTGGACGGCGAGGCGAGCCTGCTCGCCTTCCTCGGCTTCCTGCGCACGGCCGCGCAGTACGAGAAGGGCCTCGACAACGCCCTGCCCGGTGGGGAGAACACGGTGAAGGTGCTCACCGCCCACAAGTCCAAGGGACTGGAGTGGGACGTCGTCGCGGTCCCCGGACTGGTCGCCGACCAGTTCCCCAGCACCCGCTCCCGGGAGTCCTGGACCTCCCAGGCGAAGGTCCTGCCCCATGTGCTGCGCGGCGACGCCGACACCCTCCCCGACGTCACCTCTTGGGACGCCAGGGGACTCAAGGCGTTCAAGGAGGACATGAGGGACCATCAGCACACGGAGGAACTCCGCCTGGGCTATGTGACCTTCACCCGCCCCCGCTCCCTCCTCCTCGGCTCGGCCCACTGGTGGGGTCCCACCCAGAAGCGCCGCCGCGGCCCCTCCGCCTTCCTGCACGCCCTGTACGACCACTGCGCGGCGGGTCACGGCGAGATCGAGGCCTGGACCGAGGAGCCGGAGGAGGACGCGGAGAACCCGGCCCTGCAGGAGAAGGCGGCCGAGCAGGCCTGGCCCCTGCCCCTGGACCCGGCGGCGCTGGCCCGCCGCCGCGCGGCCGCCGACCTGGTGCTCGCGCACCTGGACTCCGCCGCGGTGCAAGCGCCGGGCCGGCTGCACGAGCCGGAGCGAGCGAACGACCCGGAGCGGTTGCACGAGCCGGAGCCGTCGCACGACCCGGAGCCGCCCCTGGACGATCTCTGGCCGGAGGACGAACAGGCGTGGGCGGACGAGCAGGCCTGGTCGGAAGAGGAGACGTGGGCGGGCGAAGAGCCGTGGGACACCGAGCCGGCGTCCGGTGCGGACCATCCTGACGCCGAGGACGCCGAGGACGCCGAGGACGCCGAGGACGCCGAGGACGGTGCAGGCGCGTTCGCGCGGCCCGGTGAGGCCGGTGCCCGGCCCCGCCTCCCCGCGCAGCGCGCCGAGCCCCTCGCGCCCGAGGACGCCAGGGTCATCGCCTCCTGGGACCGCGATCTCGAAGCCCTCGCCGGCGAGCTCCGCCGCGCCCGCGCGTCCGTGCGCGACGTGCCCGTACCGGCGTCGCTGTCCGCCTCCCAGCTGCTGCGGATCGCCGCCGACCCGGACGGCTTCGCGCAGGAACTGGCGCGCCCCATGCCCCGCCCGCCGCAGCGGGCCGCCCGCCGTGGCACCCGCTTCCACGCCTGGGTCGAGTCGCGCTTCGAGGAGCTGCCGCTACCCATGCTGGGGCCCGACGAGCTGCCCGGGAGCGATCCGGACGAGGCGGGGATCGCGGACGAGCGCGACCTCGCCGTGCTCAAGGAGGCCTTCGAGCGCACCCCGTACGCCCACCGCGTCCCCTACCGGCTCGAGGCGCCCGTCCAGCTCACCCTCGCGGGCCGCGTCATCCGGGGCCGTATCGACGCCGTCTATCGCGACGAGGCCACGGGGA includes:
- a CDS encoding ATP-dependent helicase; translation: MSSSTSTGRTPHRRVRQGASPRPQEHRGRIPGAYRLVRTSPGPVDPPLLDASQREVVDHDHGPLLVLAGPGTGKTTTLVEAVASRIARGADPERLLVLTFSRKAAVELRDRTAVRLGGARAPQATTFHSFCYALVRAHQDADLFAEPLRLLSGPEQDVAVRDLLAGQLDLEREGRAGAGWPAELRACLTTRGFADEVRAVLARSRELGLGPDALAAFARRTGRPDWKAAAAFLAEYLDVLDLQGVLDYAELVHRAALLAEGPGTGERLAERYDAVFVDEYQDTDPAQVRLLRALAGGGRTLVAFGDPDQSIYTFRGADVNGILDFPGTFRRADGRPAPVAVLTTSRRSGAELLSATRVLTRRMPLTRLPSDKVRAHRELAAVRAGGRVEAYTYPTASTELDNIADILRRAHLEEGVSWNEMAVLVRAGNRSLPATRRALTSAGVPVETDGDDIPLRHEPAVAPLLTALRVAATPTAQAAAEDAAGSAGRSVAAEDAAGQPEAVGDTPGPAGQPEAAGDTPGPAGQPPEAGQAAGSAGQPVDAAAPEPSPPVESTGPAAPGAVAPAPRTPEGAPEQETRLGPDTAIALLTSPLGGMDTADLRRLGRALRDEERAAGNRVPPPSDVLIARALAEPERFTAHDPAYARGAQRLGVLLRKARELLDGGGTAEEALWELWTGTPWPQRLERAALRGGAAGRNADRDLDAVCALFDTAARAEERTGGRGALNFLEELEAQDIAADTLSRRPERPAAVRLMTAHRSKGLEWGLVVVAGAQEGLWPDLRRRGSLLEADRIGHDGLAEPLTPGALLAEERRLFYVAATRARDRLVVTAVKAPADDGDQPSRFLTELGVEPRDVTGRPRRPLAVAPLVAELRATTVDPDASAALRDAAARRLARLAALTDDEGQSLVPAAHPSRWWGLYDPTHSGVPLRDRDHPVTLSGSALDQLANTCALQWFLGREVKADAPATAAQGFGNVVHVLADEVASGRTPADLDVLMERLDSVWDALAFDAPWKSQQEKGQARVALERFLRWHVMDRDGRTPAATEHDFDVTLEAGAYEVRIRGSMDRVEQDEQGRAYVVDFKTGKQAPTRDEVAHHPQLAVYQLAVREGAVDEVFDGRRPAPGGAELVQLRRPAPQKEGGESLPRVQSQEPLSGEWVGELLATAAGRVLDERFTPSTGSQCDHCAFRSSCSARPEGRHVVE
- a CDS encoding ATP-dependent DNA helicase, coding for MSARITDPEQLKELLGIPFTPEQTACITAPPAPQVIVAGAGSGKTTVMAARVVWLVGTGRVAPEQVLGLTFTNKAAGELAERVRTALVRAGVTDPDTIDPDNPPGEPRISTYHAFAGQLLTDHGLRIGLEPTARLLADATRFQLAARTLREAPGPYPALTKSFPTLVSELLALDAELAEHLVAPEDLLAHDSRLLRTLESAKLTNADLRKVPEAAAARRELLDLVVRYRAAKRSRDLLDFGDQIALSAELARTRPEVGRILRDEFRVVLLDEYQDTSVAQRLLLSGLFGGGSGHPVTAVGDPCQAIYGWRGASVANLDDFPEHFPYADGSPATRYSLSENRRSGGRLLGLANGLAEPLRARHEGVEALRPAPGAERDGTVRIALLPTHAEEIEWLADSIAHLVRTGKEPGEIAVLCRTAGDFAGIQGALVARDIPVEVVGLSGLLHLPEVADLVAVCEVLQDPGANASLVRLLTGPRWRIGARDLALLGRRARLLVHRAKDDGADPDERLAAAVEGTDPAEVISLADALDTFLEQAGADDGLPFSADARIRFARLATELRELRRSLADPLMDVLHRVLGATGLDVELSASPHALAARRRETLANFLDIAASFASLDGEASLLAFLGFLRTAAQYEKGLDNALPGGENTVKVLTAHKSKGLEWDVVAVPGLVADQFPSTRSRESWTSQAKVLPHVLRGDADTLPDVTSWDARGLKAFKEDMRDHQHTEELRLGYVTFTRPRSLLLGSAHWWGPTQKRRRGPSAFLHALYDHCAAGHGEIEAWTEEPEEDAENPALQEKAAEQAWPLPLDPAALARRRAAADLVLAHLDSAAVQAPGRLHEPERANDPERLHEPEPSHDPEPPLDDLWPEDEQAWADEQAWSEEETWAGEEPWDTEPASGADHPDAEDAEDAEDAEDAEDGAGAFARPGEAGARPRLPAQRAEPLAPEDARVIASWDRDLEALAGELRRARASVRDVPVPASLSASQLLRIAADPDGFAQELARPMPRPPQRAARRGTRFHAWVESRFEELPLPMLGPDELPGSDPDEAGIADERDLAVLKEAFERTPYAHRVPYRLEAPVQLTLAGRVIRGRIDAVYRDEATGTFEIVDWKTSRARDADPLQLAVYRLAWAEQHGLPPESVAAAFVYVRTGEVVRPDGLPGRAALERVLLGDRVPEPVPDRAAGGPAPGAG
- a CDS encoding MGMT family protein → MGRMSEEVPELPEYAERVLEVAEHIPPGRVMTYGDVAEWLGEGGPRQVGRVMALYGGAVPWWRVVRSDGVLLSGHELSALQHYRTEGTPLRQAPRGAEDHVPRLDMRRARWDGGAAASATTDGRAHT